Within Thermodesulfovibrionales bacterium, the genomic segment CCCTTTCCCATGTCTTCGAGCCCTTTTTTACCACCAAGGACGTGGACAAAGGCACCGGGCTGGGCCTGGCCACTGTGTACGGAATCGTACGGCAGAACAAGGGGTTCATCAACGTCTATAGTGAACGCGGAGAGGGGACAACCTTCAGGATCTCTTTCCCCAGAGCTCCTATAAAAGAGGCGGAGATAACAGAAAAGCATCATGCAACTGAAGCGGCTCCGGCCACAGGGACCGTTCTTTTGGTGGAGGACGACGATATGGTGCGCTCTGTTGCGACTGCACTACTTCAGGAGCTCGGCTACACAGTCCTAGTCGAAAGCAATCCAATGGATGCCCTTTCCTTATTGCAGAGGACAGACACGGCCGTCGACCTTCTCCTGACTGATGTGGTAATGCCAGGGATGAAAGGAACCGAATTGCGAGACAGGGCAAGGCTTGCACGCCCAACTCTCAAGGTGCTCTTCATGTCAGGATACACAGCCAATGCCATCGTCCATCATGGCGTTCTGGAGGAAGGGGTGCATTTTGTCCAGAAGCCTTTGAACCTTGACAACTTGGCAAAGAAGGTCAATGATGCTATCCAGGGATGATGACGGGTACGCATAATTAAACATTTTTCCGAAGAACGTTCCATTCAGCGGGAAACATCGGATATTTGCAATGACCTGACAGTCGGACAGCAAAAAAAGGTGCATGGAGAATTAAGAAAGATTAATGCTTGCCGGTGCGAAAATCTTGATATAATGAATTCAAATGAGAGGCGGTAGAAATAAAAGTTACGAAGTGTCCAAAGAAGGCAGGATTATCATTTACCCATCTCTTTATCAGACGAAACGAGTGGGTAATATCAGGCGTATTCTCAAACGGCTAATACACATCAAGAAGGGCCATTGAAAGGTACTCTATGTACTCTATGGACAAGATATTTTTAAATGATGACCAGCTTGAAGAATGGGTAGAAGCTGCACTCGGCTCTTGAACACTCTATCGATACCGAAGTTGAGGATGCCCTCATCTTTCGGGATCTCTTAGAGCTGCAGAAATTACGACTCCATCAAGCAGTCAGTACGCGACTGCCAGTGAGTTCCATTCGAAGCTAAGACAATTGAGGCTCGACAATCCCATAAACGCATTCTTCCAGCAGTCGAGCCTCGCAACTTCTTGCCGGAGTTTAGATGTTCCAACGGAAATACTGATGAAAACTGGTCCCGCTCCTTGACTCACCGTTCATCTTCGGGCGTCAGGACAATCGATTAATCTACGGGGCGATTTTGAAGTTGCCCCATAATCATCCGGTGCTGGCCTATTGACCATTGAACCTATTGATCCATTTGATGTAACCTTGGCCTAACCTGTGCATAAACCAGTCAGGGTAAAGAGCAGGGATATCGGTGGCTCTGCCTGCCGATATGATAATAGGAGCTATCCCCTGCTGGTCCCCACTCGGGGTCCTGATCGTTACCTTCTGCCAGCCCGTAAAAGACATTTTTCTCCCTGACGGTTAATTGTAGAAAAGACTCTCGATGTTTGAAAAGGGCCAGGGGCAAACCATAGTGTTGTGTTTAGATGTTTCCAGCTATAGAATATTGAATAGAGAAGAAGGAGAAAAGATGAAAAACCTCTTAATTGCATTGACAGTTATATTTACGTTTGTATCGTCCCTTTCTTACGCTGAAGAATGGTGGGGAAGGAGTTATGATTGGAGCTGGGGTTACGGGGCTGGCAGCTGCTTTTTGATCCCATTGATATTGCTGATTGCCTTCTGGATTGCCGTGGTTATCGGGATGGTCTACTTTGTCAAATGGGTCACGTCAACACGGAAAACGCCTAAGATACAACAAGAGGATACAGCCCTTGATATCCTGAAGAAACGCTATGCCAGGGGGGAGATTTCCAAGGAAGAATTTGAGAGGATAAAGGAGGATATTCAATAGAAAACTACACTTCATCCGCAAGTAGTTGAGGTCACTAGTACCCAGCTATCCCCAGGGCATTAAGAAAGACAAGGGAATAGATACAAGATCAATAAAGGAGACATAGCATGAAGGTAATGGCATTTAACGGAAGTCCAAGGAAAACATGGAACACCGCAACGTTGCTTCAGAAGACTCTTGATGGCTCTGCCTCAAAGGGGGCAGAAACGGAACTTATACATCTCTATGATCTCGACTTCAAGGGATGCATAAGCTGCTTTGCTTGTAAAACCATAGGGGGTAACAGCTATGGCAGGTGTGCTGTTAAGGATGACCTCGCCCCTGTTTTCAATAGGATTGAACAAGCTGATGCCATTGTCCTGGGTTCCCCTATTTATTTTGGTGATGTTTCTGGTGAAATGAAATCATTCATGGAACGGTTACTGTTTCCTTATTCAACGTATACCGATCCTCCGCAGTCGCTTTTTCCCAGGAAGATTAAAGCAGGGTTTATCTATACGATGGGCGTCACAGAGGAGATGATGCAGCAACTGGGATATGCTCAATATTTCAACCGTCATGAAATGATCCTCACAAGGATATATGGCTCTTCAGAATATATGTGTTCTTTCGACGCCTACCAGTTTGATGATTATTCCAAGGTGCTGGCTACCCGTTTCGACCCCGTGAAGAAAAAGCAGAGGCATGAAGAAGTATTCCCTCTTGATTGCCAGAAGGCATTTAATATGGGTGTCAGGTTTGCTGGCGGGAAGTAGCAGGGACTGGATGCTGAACCACACCGTTGAAGTCTTTTCTAATATCCTGATGAAACTGGTGGTCAGTCGGGATCAGCAATCCATTCCGCGGATCCTCCCCCGAACACAACACCAGCACCGTAAGCCCACGGAGGTAGACAGCCCTGCAGCCAAACCAGGCACGATCAAGATAACTCGCATCATCATGAAGGGATTCCACTGTCCACAGGAGGG encodes:
- a CDS encoding SHOCT domain-containing protein, coding for MFEKGQGQTIVLCLDVSSYRILNREEGEKMKNLLIALTVIFTFVSSLSYAEEWWGRSYDWSWGYGAGSCFLIPLILLIAFWIAVVIGMVYFVKWVTSTRKTPKIQQEDTALDILKKRYARGEISKEEFERIKEDIQ
- a CDS encoding flavodoxin family protein, coding for MKVMAFNGSPRKTWNTATLLQKTLDGSASKGAETELIHLYDLDFKGCISCFACKTIGGNSYGRCAVKDDLAPVFNRIEQADAIVLGSPIYFGDVSGEMKSFMERLLFPYSTYTDPPQSLFPRKIKAGFIYTMGVTEEMMQQLGYAQYFNRHEMILTRIYGSSEYMCSFDAYQFDDYSKVLATRFDPVKKKQRHEEVFPLDCQKAFNMGVRFAGGK